A genomic segment from Pangasianodon hypophthalmus isolate fPanHyp1 chromosome 25, fPanHyp1.pri, whole genome shotgun sequence encodes:
- the abi3bpb gene encoding ABI family, member 3 (NESH) binding protein b isoform X1, whose product MSMPGLLRCILLLSIGGILLLSDSSARGIRVRRQNMKVRINATGDTIVLKFLRPNPDIKLEGYILGYGSSMFSKQFIQLPENGQLYETEIDAEPKYLVAVQPIKPNDVKKQCTGKVNLDKPLNLVIGTISPTSVLLSWGPYTKTSYEGNIMNDCLEDGYYTIRYRERNRKWIYQTCPTSDTVIDNLKPNTHYEFGVRPNKDDRSGVWSKPVIHSTNMGDKIMHNPYKPSQTKPEKPVMPGPRTVFPPRPALHNRTQPRLPPLHTNPAFPGAPKTSFAPPLVKQETALAPGSNEPKLPQLTLDSGSLARNVSSQAGGISLGLPPVLSTRPPRQTTTVTPQTPSEGDRRLGLSQTKAPSATPKTYSSSGNSGKSFLRDPSLSLPPKSIDSVVAVSSRNRTAVGRSPFYPFYNGMRPPSFPRANDSSRRYGVNGHHHKGLSFPKPVMWSRSRMGSPARPSFPINKKPNLVGKPSGKDKLIDLQQDKSSILKPKVPPVTAKPVKPKTTVSPVTATQFETWENSSAFSSVPVSKVDAMGKERFIAPHVVYKTDKKPDEPCSITTSLSYFPEEEGGETTVTGPPRTAPSNLTVVTVEGCPSFIILDWDKTDNETTEYEVISTTKGPDGEKVSILTTNQTHTAVENLKPESSYEFKVKPKNELGEGPPSEPVTFNTESADPRVSEYVSGKDAIWTQFPFKTDSYSECNGKQYVKRTWYRKFVGIQLCNSLRYKIYLSDSLNGKFYNIGDQTGHGEDHCQFVDSFLDGRTGTQLPADQLESRPGYFRAVRQEPVHFGQIGGNTHITYVAWYECGTPIPGKW is encoded by the exons ATGTCCATGCCAGGACTCCTCCGCTGCATCCTCCTGCTCTCCATCGGCGGGATTCTACTCCTCTCAGATTCTTCTGCGAGGGGAATCAGAG TCAGAAGACAGAATATGAAGGTTCGGATTAACGCCACTGGTGACACCATTGTCCTGAAGTTCCTCCGACCCAACCCTGATATCAAGCTTGAGGGCTACATTCTGGGCTACGGTTCTAGCATGTTCTCCAAGCAGTTCATCCAGCTTCCAGAGAACGGACAACTCTATGAGACGGAGATTG ATGCGGAACCAAAATACCTAGTTGCCGTCCAGCCAATCAAACCCAATGATGTTAAGaaacagtgtacag GTAAAGTCAACCTGGACAAGCCGCTTAACCTGGTGATTGGGACCATCTCCCCCACCTCAGTGCTGCTGTCCTGGGGGCCATATACTAAGACGTCTTATGAGGGCAACATCATGAACGACTGCCTGGAAGATGG GTACTACACAATCCGCTACAGAGAAAGGAACAGGAAGTGGATCTATCAGACGTGCCCCACCAGTGACACAGTCATCGACAACCTGAAACCCAACACTCACTATGAATTTGGTGTCCGACCCAACAAAGATGACCGCAGCGGCGTGTGGAGCAAACCCGTCATCCACAGCACCAACATGGGGG ACAAAATCATGCACAATCCCTACAAGCCGAGTCAGACCAAGCCTGAG aAGCCAGTGATGCCGGGACCACGCACAGTGTTTCCACCGCGGCCGG CTCTGCACAACAGGACCCAGCCAAGACTCCCACCTCTTCACACAAATCCTGCTTTTCCTGGAGCTCCAAAGACATCTTTTG CTCCACCTCTGGTCAAGCAGGAAACTGCACTCGCCCCTGGGTCCAATGAGCCCAAACTGCCTCAGCTAACACTGG ACTCAGGCAGCCTTGCTAGAAATGTCTCTTCTCAAGCTGGAGGGATTTCTCTCGGCTTGCCACCAGTCCTGTCCACTCGACCCCCTCGTCAGACAACCACTGTCACCCCTCAGACCCCCTCCGAAGGCGACCGGCGACTTGGCCTCTCCCAGACCAAGGCACCAAGTGCCACTCCCAAGACTTATAGTTCATCTGGTAATTCTG GTAAAAGCTTTCTGAGAGACCCAAGCTTGTCACTTCCACCCAAATCCATCGATTCAGTCGTAGCAGTGAGCAGCAGGAACCGGACAGCTGTGGGCAGATCTCCTTTCTATCCCTTCTATAACGGCATGCGGCCCCCTTCTTTCCCCAGGGCCAACGACTCATCCAGAAGATACGGGG TGAACGGACATCATCATAAAGGATTGTCTTTCCCCAAACCAGTCATGTGGTCCAGATCCAGAATGG GTTCTCCTGCTCGACCTTCGTTCCCCATCAATAAAAAGCCCAACCTGGTTGGCAAACCCAGTGGAAAAG aCAAGCTGATTGACCTGCAACAGGACAAGTCATCTATCCTGAAGCCAAAAGTGCCCCCTGTGACTGCCAAACCAGTCAAACCCAAAACAACTGTTTCTCCAGTGACCG CAACGCAGTTTGAAACGTGGGAGAACTCGTCTGCCTTCAGCTCTGTTCCAGTATCCAAAGTCGACGCCATGGGCAAAGAGAGGTTCATTG CTCCTCACGTGGTGTATAAAACGGATAAGAAACCAGACGAGCCATGTTCCATCACTACATCCCTGAGCTACTTCCCGGAGGAAGAGGGAGGGGAAACCACAGTGACCGGTCCTCCCCGTACAGCTCCGTCTAACCTTACCGTGGTCACAGTGGAAGGTTGTCCCTCTTTCATCATCCTCGACTGGGATAAAACCGACAACGAAACCACAG AGTACGAGGTCATCTCCACCACAAAAGGACCTGATGGAGAAAAGGTCTCCATCCTGACCaccaatcaaacacacacagctgtggagAACCTCAAACCTGAGTCCAG CTATGAGTTCAAAGTGAAGCCAAAGAATGAACTGGGCGAGGGGCCACCCAGCGAACCAGTGACCTTTAACACAGAGTCAG CGGATCCCAGAGTGAGCGAGTATGTTTCAG GCAAGGACGCTATCTGGACGCAGTTCCCATTTAAGACGGACTCATACTCGGAGTGCAATGGCAAGCAGTATGTTAAGAGAACATGGTATCGCAAGTTTGTCGGCATCCAGCTCTGCAACTCACTTCGATATAAGATCTACCTGAGTGACTCTCTTAACG GTAAATTCTACAACATTGGGGACCAGACAGGCCATGGAGAGGACCACTGTCAGTTCGTAGACTCCTTCCTGGATGGAAGGACCGGGACACAGCTGCCTGCAGACCAGCTCGAATCTCGACCAG GTTACTTCAGAGCTGTGAGGCAAGAACCAGTTCACTTCGGCCAGATTGGAGGCAATACGCACATCACTTATGTAGCATGGTACGAGTGTGGTACACCAATCCCAGGAAAGTGGTAG
- the abi3bpb gene encoding ABI family, member 3 (NESH) binding protein b isoform X7, which produces MSMPGLLRCILLLSIGGILLLSDSSARGIRVRRQNMKVRINATGDTIVLKFLRPNPDIKLEGYILGYGSSMFSKQFIQLPENGQLYETEIDAEPKYLVAVQPIKPNDVKKQCTGKVNLDKPLNLVIGTISPTSVLLSWGPYTKTSYEGNIMNDCLEDGYYTIRYRERNRKWIYQTCPTSDTVIDNLKPNTHYEFGVRPNKDDRSGVWSKPVIHSTNMGDKIMHNPYKPSQTKPEKPVMPGPRTVFPPRPDSGSLARNVSSQAGGISLGLPPVLSTRPPRQTTTVTPQTPSEGDRRLGLSQTKAPSATPKTYSSSGNSGKSFLRDPSLSLPPKSIDSVVAVSSRNRTAVGRSPFYPFYNGMRPPSFPRANDSSRRYGVNGHHHKGLSFPKPVMWSRSRMGSPARPSFPINKKPNLVGKPSGKDKLIDLQQDKSSILKPKVPPVTAKPVKPKTTVSPVTATQFETWENSSAFSSVPVSKVDAMGKERFIAPHVVYKTDKKPDEPCSITTSLSYFPEEEGGETTVTGPPRTAPSNLTVVTVEGCPSFIILDWDKTDNETTEYEVISTTKGPDGEKVSILTTNQTHTAVENLKPESSYEFKVKPKNELGEGPPSEPVTFNTESADPRVSEYVSGKDAIWTQFPFKTDSYSECNGKQYVKRTWYRKFVGIQLCNSLRYKIYLSDSLNGKFYNIGDQTGHGEDHCQFVDSFLDGRTGTQLPADQLESRPGYFRAVRQEPVHFGQIGGNTHITYVAWYECGTPIPGKW; this is translated from the exons ATGTCCATGCCAGGACTCCTCCGCTGCATCCTCCTGCTCTCCATCGGCGGGATTCTACTCCTCTCAGATTCTTCTGCGAGGGGAATCAGAG TCAGAAGACAGAATATGAAGGTTCGGATTAACGCCACTGGTGACACCATTGTCCTGAAGTTCCTCCGACCCAACCCTGATATCAAGCTTGAGGGCTACATTCTGGGCTACGGTTCTAGCATGTTCTCCAAGCAGTTCATCCAGCTTCCAGAGAACGGACAACTCTATGAGACGGAGATTG ATGCGGAACCAAAATACCTAGTTGCCGTCCAGCCAATCAAACCCAATGATGTTAAGaaacagtgtacag GTAAAGTCAACCTGGACAAGCCGCTTAACCTGGTGATTGGGACCATCTCCCCCACCTCAGTGCTGCTGTCCTGGGGGCCATATACTAAGACGTCTTATGAGGGCAACATCATGAACGACTGCCTGGAAGATGG GTACTACACAATCCGCTACAGAGAAAGGAACAGGAAGTGGATCTATCAGACGTGCCCCACCAGTGACACAGTCATCGACAACCTGAAACCCAACACTCACTATGAATTTGGTGTCCGACCCAACAAAGATGACCGCAGCGGCGTGTGGAGCAAACCCGTCATCCACAGCACCAACATGGGGG ACAAAATCATGCACAATCCCTACAAGCCGAGTCAGACCAAGCCTGAG aAGCCAGTGATGCCGGGACCACGCACAGTGTTTCCACCGCGGCCGG ACTCAGGCAGCCTTGCTAGAAATGTCTCTTCTCAAGCTGGAGGGATTTCTCTCGGCTTGCCACCAGTCCTGTCCACTCGACCCCCTCGTCAGACAACCACTGTCACCCCTCAGACCCCCTCCGAAGGCGACCGGCGACTTGGCCTCTCCCAGACCAAGGCACCAAGTGCCACTCCCAAGACTTATAGTTCATCTGGTAATTCTG GTAAAAGCTTTCTGAGAGACCCAAGCTTGTCACTTCCACCCAAATCCATCGATTCAGTCGTAGCAGTGAGCAGCAGGAACCGGACAGCTGTGGGCAGATCTCCTTTCTATCCCTTCTATAACGGCATGCGGCCCCCTTCTTTCCCCAGGGCCAACGACTCATCCAGAAGATACGGGG TGAACGGACATCATCATAAAGGATTGTCTTTCCCCAAACCAGTCATGTGGTCCAGATCCAGAATGG GTTCTCCTGCTCGACCTTCGTTCCCCATCAATAAAAAGCCCAACCTGGTTGGCAAACCCAGTGGAAAAG aCAAGCTGATTGACCTGCAACAGGACAAGTCATCTATCCTGAAGCCAAAAGTGCCCCCTGTGACTGCCAAACCAGTCAAACCCAAAACAACTGTTTCTCCAGTGACCG CAACGCAGTTTGAAACGTGGGAGAACTCGTCTGCCTTCAGCTCTGTTCCAGTATCCAAAGTCGACGCCATGGGCAAAGAGAGGTTCATTG CTCCTCACGTGGTGTATAAAACGGATAAGAAACCAGACGAGCCATGTTCCATCACTACATCCCTGAGCTACTTCCCGGAGGAAGAGGGAGGGGAAACCACAGTGACCGGTCCTCCCCGTACAGCTCCGTCTAACCTTACCGTGGTCACAGTGGAAGGTTGTCCCTCTTTCATCATCCTCGACTGGGATAAAACCGACAACGAAACCACAG AGTACGAGGTCATCTCCACCACAAAAGGACCTGATGGAGAAAAGGTCTCCATCCTGACCaccaatcaaacacacacagctgtggagAACCTCAAACCTGAGTCCAG CTATGAGTTCAAAGTGAAGCCAAAGAATGAACTGGGCGAGGGGCCACCCAGCGAACCAGTGACCTTTAACACAGAGTCAG CGGATCCCAGAGTGAGCGAGTATGTTTCAG GCAAGGACGCTATCTGGACGCAGTTCCCATTTAAGACGGACTCATACTCGGAGTGCAATGGCAAGCAGTATGTTAAGAGAACATGGTATCGCAAGTTTGTCGGCATCCAGCTCTGCAACTCACTTCGATATAAGATCTACCTGAGTGACTCTCTTAACG GTAAATTCTACAACATTGGGGACCAGACAGGCCATGGAGAGGACCACTGTCAGTTCGTAGACTCCTTCCTGGATGGAAGGACCGGGACACAGCTGCCTGCAGACCAGCTCGAATCTCGACCAG GTTACTTCAGAGCTGTGAGGCAAGAACCAGTTCACTTCGGCCAGATTGGAGGCAATACGCACATCACTTATGTAGCATGGTACGAGTGTGGTACACCAATCCCAGGAAAGTGGTAG
- the abi3bpb gene encoding ABI family, member 3 (NESH) binding protein b isoform X3, whose protein sequence is MSMPGLLRCILLLSIGGILLLSDSSARGIRVRRQNMKVRINATGDTIVLKFLRPNPDIKLEGYILGYGSSMFSKQFIQLPENGQLYETEIDAEPKYLVAVQPIKPNDVKKQCTGKVNLDKPLNLVIGTISPTSVLLSWGPYTKTSYEGNIMNDCLEDGYYTIRYRERNRKWIYQTCPTSDTVIDNLKPNTHYEFGVRPNKDDRSGVWSKPVIHSTNMGDKIMHNPYKPSQTKPEKPVMPGPRTVFPPRPALHNRTQPRLPPLHTNPAFPGAPKTSFAPPLVKQETALAPGSNEPKLPQLTLDSGSLARNVSSQAGGISLGLPPVLSTRPPRQTTTVTPQTPSEGDRRLGLSQTKAPSATPKTYSSSGKSFLRDPSLSLPPKSIDSVVAVSSRNRTAVGRSPFYPFYNGMRPPSFPRANDSSRRYGVNGHHHKGLSFPKPVMWSRSRMGSPARPSFPINKKPNLVGKPSGKDKLIDLQQDKSSILKPKVPPVTAKPVKPKTTVSPVTATQFETWENSSAFSSVPVSKVDAMGKERFIAPHVVYKTDKKPDEPCSITTSLSYFPEEEGGETTVTGPPRTAPSNLTVVTVEGCPSFIILDWDKTDNETTEYEVISTTKGPDGEKVSILTTNQTHTAVENLKPESSYEFKVKPKNELGEGPPSEPVTFNTESADPRVSEYVSGKDAIWTQFPFKTDSYSECNGKQYVKRTWYRKFVGIQLCNSLRYKIYLSDSLNGKFYNIGDQTGHGEDHCQFVDSFLDGRTGTQLPADQLESRPGYFRAVRQEPVHFGQIGGNTHITYVAWYECGTPIPGKW, encoded by the exons ATGTCCATGCCAGGACTCCTCCGCTGCATCCTCCTGCTCTCCATCGGCGGGATTCTACTCCTCTCAGATTCTTCTGCGAGGGGAATCAGAG TCAGAAGACAGAATATGAAGGTTCGGATTAACGCCACTGGTGACACCATTGTCCTGAAGTTCCTCCGACCCAACCCTGATATCAAGCTTGAGGGCTACATTCTGGGCTACGGTTCTAGCATGTTCTCCAAGCAGTTCATCCAGCTTCCAGAGAACGGACAACTCTATGAGACGGAGATTG ATGCGGAACCAAAATACCTAGTTGCCGTCCAGCCAATCAAACCCAATGATGTTAAGaaacagtgtacag GTAAAGTCAACCTGGACAAGCCGCTTAACCTGGTGATTGGGACCATCTCCCCCACCTCAGTGCTGCTGTCCTGGGGGCCATATACTAAGACGTCTTATGAGGGCAACATCATGAACGACTGCCTGGAAGATGG GTACTACACAATCCGCTACAGAGAAAGGAACAGGAAGTGGATCTATCAGACGTGCCCCACCAGTGACACAGTCATCGACAACCTGAAACCCAACACTCACTATGAATTTGGTGTCCGACCCAACAAAGATGACCGCAGCGGCGTGTGGAGCAAACCCGTCATCCACAGCACCAACATGGGGG ACAAAATCATGCACAATCCCTACAAGCCGAGTCAGACCAAGCCTGAG aAGCCAGTGATGCCGGGACCACGCACAGTGTTTCCACCGCGGCCGG CTCTGCACAACAGGACCCAGCCAAGACTCCCACCTCTTCACACAAATCCTGCTTTTCCTGGAGCTCCAAAGACATCTTTTG CTCCACCTCTGGTCAAGCAGGAAACTGCACTCGCCCCTGGGTCCAATGAGCCCAAACTGCCTCAGCTAACACTGG ACTCAGGCAGCCTTGCTAGAAATGTCTCTTCTCAAGCTGGAGGGATTTCTCTCGGCTTGCCACCAGTCCTGTCCACTCGACCCCCTCGTCAGACAACCACTGTCACCCCTCAGACCCCCTCCGAAGGCGACCGGCGACTTGGCCTCTCCCAGACCAAGGCACCAAGTGCCACTCCCAAGACTTATAGTTCATCTG GTAAAAGCTTTCTGAGAGACCCAAGCTTGTCACTTCCACCCAAATCCATCGATTCAGTCGTAGCAGTGAGCAGCAGGAACCGGACAGCTGTGGGCAGATCTCCTTTCTATCCCTTCTATAACGGCATGCGGCCCCCTTCTTTCCCCAGGGCCAACGACTCATCCAGAAGATACGGGG TGAACGGACATCATCATAAAGGATTGTCTTTCCCCAAACCAGTCATGTGGTCCAGATCCAGAATGG GTTCTCCTGCTCGACCTTCGTTCCCCATCAATAAAAAGCCCAACCTGGTTGGCAAACCCAGTGGAAAAG aCAAGCTGATTGACCTGCAACAGGACAAGTCATCTATCCTGAAGCCAAAAGTGCCCCCTGTGACTGCCAAACCAGTCAAACCCAAAACAACTGTTTCTCCAGTGACCG CAACGCAGTTTGAAACGTGGGAGAACTCGTCTGCCTTCAGCTCTGTTCCAGTATCCAAAGTCGACGCCATGGGCAAAGAGAGGTTCATTG CTCCTCACGTGGTGTATAAAACGGATAAGAAACCAGACGAGCCATGTTCCATCACTACATCCCTGAGCTACTTCCCGGAGGAAGAGGGAGGGGAAACCACAGTGACCGGTCCTCCCCGTACAGCTCCGTCTAACCTTACCGTGGTCACAGTGGAAGGTTGTCCCTCTTTCATCATCCTCGACTGGGATAAAACCGACAACGAAACCACAG AGTACGAGGTCATCTCCACCACAAAAGGACCTGATGGAGAAAAGGTCTCCATCCTGACCaccaatcaaacacacacagctgtggagAACCTCAAACCTGAGTCCAG CTATGAGTTCAAAGTGAAGCCAAAGAATGAACTGGGCGAGGGGCCACCCAGCGAACCAGTGACCTTTAACACAGAGTCAG CGGATCCCAGAGTGAGCGAGTATGTTTCAG GCAAGGACGCTATCTGGACGCAGTTCCCATTTAAGACGGACTCATACTCGGAGTGCAATGGCAAGCAGTATGTTAAGAGAACATGGTATCGCAAGTTTGTCGGCATCCAGCTCTGCAACTCACTTCGATATAAGATCTACCTGAGTGACTCTCTTAACG GTAAATTCTACAACATTGGGGACCAGACAGGCCATGGAGAGGACCACTGTCAGTTCGTAGACTCCTTCCTGGATGGAAGGACCGGGACACAGCTGCCTGCAGACCAGCTCGAATCTCGACCAG GTTACTTCAGAGCTGTGAGGCAAGAACCAGTTCACTTCGGCCAGATTGGAGGCAATACGCACATCACTTATGTAGCATGGTACGAGTGTGGTACACCAATCCCAGGAAAGTGGTAG
- the abi3bpb gene encoding ABI family, member 3 (NESH) binding protein b isoform X2 encodes MSMPGLLRCILLLSIGGILLLSDSSARGIRGKRQNMKVRINATGDTIVLKFLRPNPDIKLEGYILGYGSSMFSKQFIQLPENGQLYETEIDAEPKYLVAVQPIKPNDVKKQCTGKVNLDKPLNLVIGTISPTSVLLSWGPYTKTSYEGNIMNDCLEDGYYTIRYRERNRKWIYQTCPTSDTVIDNLKPNTHYEFGVRPNKDDRSGVWSKPVIHSTNMGDKIMHNPYKPSQTKPEKPVMPGPRTVFPPRPALHNRTQPRLPPLHTNPAFPGAPKTSFAPPLVKQETALAPGSNEPKLPQLTLDSGSLARNVSSQAGGISLGLPPVLSTRPPRQTTTVTPQTPSEGDRRLGLSQTKAPSATPKTYSSSGNSGKSFLRDPSLSLPPKSIDSVVAVSSRNRTAVGRSPFYPFYNGMRPPSFPRANDSSRRYGVNGHHHKGLSFPKPVMWSRSRMGSPARPSFPINKKPNLVGKPSGKDKLIDLQQDKSSILKPKVPPVTAKPVKPKTTVSPVTATQFETWENSSAFSSVPVSKVDAMGKERFIAPHVVYKTDKKPDEPCSITTSLSYFPEEEGGETTVTGPPRTAPSNLTVVTVEGCPSFIILDWDKTDNETTEYEVISTTKGPDGEKVSILTTNQTHTAVENLKPESSYEFKVKPKNELGEGPPSEPVTFNTESADPRVSEYVSGKDAIWTQFPFKTDSYSECNGKQYVKRTWYRKFVGIQLCNSLRYKIYLSDSLNGKFYNIGDQTGHGEDHCQFVDSFLDGRTGTQLPADQLESRPGYFRAVRQEPVHFGQIGGNTHITYVAWYECGTPIPGKW; translated from the exons ATGTCCATGCCAGGACTCCTCCGCTGCATCCTCCTGCTCTCCATCGGCGGGATTCTACTCCTCTCAGATTCTTCTGCGAGGGGAATCAGAGGCAA AAGACAGAATATGAAGGTTCGGATTAACGCCACTGGTGACACCATTGTCCTGAAGTTCCTCCGACCCAACCCTGATATCAAGCTTGAGGGCTACATTCTGGGCTACGGTTCTAGCATGTTCTCCAAGCAGTTCATCCAGCTTCCAGAGAACGGACAACTCTATGAGACGGAGATTG ATGCGGAACCAAAATACCTAGTTGCCGTCCAGCCAATCAAACCCAATGATGTTAAGaaacagtgtacag GTAAAGTCAACCTGGACAAGCCGCTTAACCTGGTGATTGGGACCATCTCCCCCACCTCAGTGCTGCTGTCCTGGGGGCCATATACTAAGACGTCTTATGAGGGCAACATCATGAACGACTGCCTGGAAGATGG GTACTACACAATCCGCTACAGAGAAAGGAACAGGAAGTGGATCTATCAGACGTGCCCCACCAGTGACACAGTCATCGACAACCTGAAACCCAACACTCACTATGAATTTGGTGTCCGACCCAACAAAGATGACCGCAGCGGCGTGTGGAGCAAACCCGTCATCCACAGCACCAACATGGGGG ACAAAATCATGCACAATCCCTACAAGCCGAGTCAGACCAAGCCTGAG aAGCCAGTGATGCCGGGACCACGCACAGTGTTTCCACCGCGGCCGG CTCTGCACAACAGGACCCAGCCAAGACTCCCACCTCTTCACACAAATCCTGCTTTTCCTGGAGCTCCAAAGACATCTTTTG CTCCACCTCTGGTCAAGCAGGAAACTGCACTCGCCCCTGGGTCCAATGAGCCCAAACTGCCTCAGCTAACACTGG ACTCAGGCAGCCTTGCTAGAAATGTCTCTTCTCAAGCTGGAGGGATTTCTCTCGGCTTGCCACCAGTCCTGTCCACTCGACCCCCTCGTCAGACAACCACTGTCACCCCTCAGACCCCCTCCGAAGGCGACCGGCGACTTGGCCTCTCCCAGACCAAGGCACCAAGTGCCACTCCCAAGACTTATAGTTCATCTGGTAATTCTG GTAAAAGCTTTCTGAGAGACCCAAGCTTGTCACTTCCACCCAAATCCATCGATTCAGTCGTAGCAGTGAGCAGCAGGAACCGGACAGCTGTGGGCAGATCTCCTTTCTATCCCTTCTATAACGGCATGCGGCCCCCTTCTTTCCCCAGGGCCAACGACTCATCCAGAAGATACGGGG TGAACGGACATCATCATAAAGGATTGTCTTTCCCCAAACCAGTCATGTGGTCCAGATCCAGAATGG GTTCTCCTGCTCGACCTTCGTTCCCCATCAATAAAAAGCCCAACCTGGTTGGCAAACCCAGTGGAAAAG aCAAGCTGATTGACCTGCAACAGGACAAGTCATCTATCCTGAAGCCAAAAGTGCCCCCTGTGACTGCCAAACCAGTCAAACCCAAAACAACTGTTTCTCCAGTGACCG CAACGCAGTTTGAAACGTGGGAGAACTCGTCTGCCTTCAGCTCTGTTCCAGTATCCAAAGTCGACGCCATGGGCAAAGAGAGGTTCATTG CTCCTCACGTGGTGTATAAAACGGATAAGAAACCAGACGAGCCATGTTCCATCACTACATCCCTGAGCTACTTCCCGGAGGAAGAGGGAGGGGAAACCACAGTGACCGGTCCTCCCCGTACAGCTCCGTCTAACCTTACCGTGGTCACAGTGGAAGGTTGTCCCTCTTTCATCATCCTCGACTGGGATAAAACCGACAACGAAACCACAG AGTACGAGGTCATCTCCACCACAAAAGGACCTGATGGAGAAAAGGTCTCCATCCTGACCaccaatcaaacacacacagctgtggagAACCTCAAACCTGAGTCCAG CTATGAGTTCAAAGTGAAGCCAAAGAATGAACTGGGCGAGGGGCCACCCAGCGAACCAGTGACCTTTAACACAGAGTCAG CGGATCCCAGAGTGAGCGAGTATGTTTCAG GCAAGGACGCTATCTGGACGCAGTTCCCATTTAAGACGGACTCATACTCGGAGTGCAATGGCAAGCAGTATGTTAAGAGAACATGGTATCGCAAGTTTGTCGGCATCCAGCTCTGCAACTCACTTCGATATAAGATCTACCTGAGTGACTCTCTTAACG GTAAATTCTACAACATTGGGGACCAGACAGGCCATGGAGAGGACCACTGTCAGTTCGTAGACTCCTTCCTGGATGGAAGGACCGGGACACAGCTGCCTGCAGACCAGCTCGAATCTCGACCAG GTTACTTCAGAGCTGTGAGGCAAGAACCAGTTCACTTCGGCCAGATTGGAGGCAATACGCACATCACTTATGTAGCATGGTACGAGTGTGGTACACCAATCCCAGGAAAGTGGTAG